A stretch of DNA from Leucobacter luti:
CCTCACACACGAGGCGTCCGACGTGCGCGCATTCAAGATCACCTACCACCCCGAAGCTCCCGAGCGAGCACCGCAGGTGCACGACGGGCATGAGTGGCTCTACGTCCTCTCTGGCCGCCTGCGCCTGACGCTGGGCGAGCAAGAGCTCGTGCTGGAGCGCGGCGAGGCAGCCGAGTTTGACACGACCACCCCGCACCGCATGCGCGCCGAGGGCGGCCGGAAGGCCGAGGTGCTGAGCATCTTCAACGCGGTGGGTGAGCGGCTGCACTTGCACTCCCACGTGGATCCCGCGCCGGCACCGGCATGAGCGCAGAGCTGACCCCCGAGTGAACTGCTGACCCCTAACTGAAGCGAATATCGCTTGAATTGGGGGTCAGGAGTTCACTCGAGGGTCAGTTGTGAGTTCGGGGAGCGTTGGGGCGGGGCCGCCGGATGCGCACCAGCTAGATCATGTACTCCAGCTCGCGATACGCGCCGCGGTAGAAGAGCAGGGGCGCGCGGCTCGGGTCTGTCGAGACCCCTGCCACCCGCACGAGGAAGATCAGGTGGTCGCCCGCCTCGATCTCTTGCTCGATCTCGCCGGCCACCCAGCCAGTGCCACCGGCGAGCGTCGGCGCTCCGTTTGCCTCGGACGGGAACCACTCGACCCCCTGCCACTTGTCAGTTCCGGATCGCGCGAACTGCCCGCTGAGGTGCTGCTGCTCGGCACTCAGGAAATTCACCACGATGTTGCGGTGTTCGCGTACCGCGGCGAGACTCTTGGCAGTGCGCGCGATTGAAAACGAGATCAGCGGCGGATCAACCGAAACGCTGTAGAACGACTGGCAGGTGAAGCCCACTGGGCCGTCCGGGCCACTCGTGGTGATCACTGTGACGCCAGATGCGAAGCCGCCCATCGCATCTCGGTACACTCGCTGGTCGAATGCGCTGGGGGCCACCGCTGGAGCAGAATCAACCACGGCTGGAGCGGGATTGACCGCAGGGGCTGATCCCGCACCCGAAGGCGCGTCCACTTCAATCAGCTCTGCACTCATGCTGCCACCTCTGCAACCCGCGCCGCACGAGCGAGCAACGGCCCCTCGGTCTCGAACCACTCATCGAGCACGGCGGCACGGCGATCAAAGCGCGGTGTGGGGAACGCAAGCCCGCGCGTCGGCACACTCGCCCCCAGCTCCACGAGCAGGGGGCGCAGCGTGAATTCGACGGCGAGGGCGTGCTCTTCTGAGGCTGTCGTGAACACGGGCACTGCGACCACCCCGGCGAGCCCTCGTGCGGGATAGCGATCCAGGAACGACTTGAGTAGCCCCGTGTAGCTGGCCTTGTATGTCGGCGTCGCAATGACGGCGATTGCGCTCGTGCGTAGCCGTTCGGCGATGGCATCGAGTTCTGGCGCCGGCCAGCGGAAGAGATCGGCGGAGTGATCGATCAGGTCGACGGTCGGGTGCAGGTGTGCCCCTGTCTCGGCCGCGATTCTGGCGGCGAGTTCCTCGGCAATCTGTCTCGTGCGTGAGGCCGGCTTGGGATTGCCGACGATGACGGAAATGTGGGACATGGCGCTCCAAACGTGGGTTGCGTGAGTGTTCCACGGTGGGGTGTCGCGGAGCGGCAACCGGATCTCATCCAGTGCAACTGGAAGCCAGTGTAGGTGCCGTGCTCGCCCGCAACAGATCCGCTGCAACAGAGCGTAATGGTCATTTTCCGTCATCTTCTTGCGAGGTTTGCTCCGCAGTCACATAAGTTTGCCGCATGTCTCCCATAACCAAACCCACCACAACGGCGATTCCGTTCACCGTCGGTGTTGCCCTCGACGGTGCCGGCTGGCACCCCGCTGCCTGGCGCGATCCGGGCGCGCAGCCTGACGCACTGTTCTCCCCTGAGTATTGGACGGGCCTCCTCACGGCAGCCGATCACTCCGGCCTCGACTACGTGAGCATCGAGGACGCGCTCACCCTGCAGGGCGAAGCTCGCCACCCGGCGCCCGGCCCCATCGCGGGGATCGTTTCCGGGCGCTTGGACGCGCTGCTCACCGCGAGCTGGACCGCACCGCGCACGAGCCGGATCGGGATCATCCCCACGGTCACGACTACTCACACCGAGCCGTTCCACGTCGCCACCGCGCTCCAGACCCTCGACCACGTGTCCGGTGGCCGCGCGGGCTGGCAGCTCAAGATTTCTGGTGACGCCGCAGCCGCAGCCGCGTTCGGACGCCGCCCCGCGCCTGAGATCAACCGCGACCGCGTACGTGCCGGGTTGCCGGAACCCGCGCTTACCGAGCTGCTCGACGAAGCTGGCGACGTCACCGAGGTCGCCAGGTCGCTCTGGGATAGCTGGGAGCACGACGCCATCATTCGCGACGAGGCTACCGGACGTTTCCTCGACCGGGATCGCGTGCATCACATCAACTTCGAAGGTGAGCATTTCTCCGTCACGGGCCCATCGATCGTGCCGCGCTCACCACAGGGCCAGTTGCCCATCACCCTGCTCGCGCATTCCCCCGCGGTCTACGCGCTTGCAGCCCGCGGGGCAGACGTGGTCTTCGTGACACCGGGCACGCAGTCGGCCGCAGACATCATTGGCCAGGTGCGCGCCGCGGAGCACGCAGCCGCCGCCGACCGCGCAGCGGCTGGTCTCGCGCCACTCCGAATCGTTGCCGATCTGGTGGTCGCGCTCGACCACGGGAGCGAAACAGGAGGTGCACGGCTCACCAGGCTCGACCGCACAGCGGGAATCCGCTTCGCGAACGAGGGCAGTGACGCCCGCGTTGTTGCCGGATCGGCTGCGTCCATCGCTGCCGAGATCGCGGCACTGCAGGAGGCAGGCGTCGATGGCGTGCGGCTGCGGCCCCTCACCCTTCCGGCCGACCTCGCGGCGATCACCCGGGACTTGCTTCCCGTGCTCGCCGAACGCGGGATCCACACCCCAGACCCGAATCCCACTTCGCTCCGCGCTCGGTTTGGTCTCGATCCGGCAGCGAACCGGTACGCCGCGAGCCCCCAGGAGGCTCCGCCGACCACACCCCTGCCAACACCGCAGCCCAGGAGGTCGCAGCATGAGCACGAAGCAGCCAGCCCGCCAGCCGGCACCACGCCAGGTCCACCTGGTCGCGCACTTCCCCGGCGTCAATAGCACAACGGTGTGGACCGACCCGGACTCGGGGAGCCAGATCGACTTCGAATCATTTCGCCGCTTCGCGCAGACCGCCGAGCGCGGCCGCTTCGACTATGTGTTCCTCGCCGAGGGGCTCCGGCTCCGCGAGCACGGTGGACAGATCCACGATCTCGACGTCGCCGGCCGCCCCGCAACGCTTGCGATCCTCGCTGCCATGGCTTCGGTGACCCGCAATATCGGGGTCGTCGGCACACTCTCCAGCACCTTCAACGAGCCCGTCGAGCTCGCCCGTCAGCTCGCGACGCTCGACCACCTCTCCGGCGGTCGCGTCGGCTGGAACGTTGTCACCTCCTCGGACGCATTCCACGGCGGCAATTTCCGCCGCGGTGGCTTCCTGAACCACGCCGATCGCTACACACGCGCCGAGGAGTTCGTGTCGCTCGCAAAGCAGCTCTGGGATTCCTGGGGCCGCGGCGCAATCGTCGCCGATCGCAGGCGCGGCGTCTTCGCTGATCCGGATCGCGTGCGCGGTGTGGTCCACCGAGGCCCACAGTTCGAGGTGGCAGCCACCAGCACGGTGCCACGCTCGCCGCAGGGCTATCCGGTCATCGTGCAGGCGGGTGACTCACCTGCAGGCAGAGACTTCGCTGCAGCCAATGCCGAGGTGATTTTCTCGCGCCACACGAGCTACGACGACGGCCGCGCGTTCTACCGCGATGTGAAGGGTCGCCTGGGCGCAGTGGGCCGCACTGAGGAGTCGCTGTTGATCCTGCCCGGCGCAACGTTTGCGCTCGGGGACACCGACGCCGAGGCCCGCGAGCGCTCCCGTGAGATCTCACTGCAGCAGACCAGTCCACAGACTGCAGTGGCCTGGATCGAAGCCGTGTGGGGCCGCGAGCTCCCGGGCCTCGATCCCGATGGCTCGCTACCAACGGTTGACCCTGGCACCGGCGAGCAACGCCAGGGTCAGGTCTCTACCCAGGTGGCGGATCGCGTGGCCCGCGCTGATCAGCTCAGGGCGCGAGCACGCGATGAGGGGCTGACCCTGCGCGAGCTCGTGGCGGCGGAGACCGCGGACCACTCGTTCGTTGGCTCCCCGAGACCGTTGCAGCGGAAATCAACCGCTACGTACAGGGGCGCGCCTCTGACGGCTTCGTGCTCGTGCCGCACCTCACCCCCGGCGGGCTCGACGAGTTCGTGGACCGGGTGGTGCCGCTGCTCCAGGAGCGCGGCGTGTTCCGTTCGGAGTATCCCGCGGCCGAGGGTGGCGCGGCGAACCCGACGCTGCGCCGCACCCTCGGCCTGCCGAAGCCGCCGAAGCCGGGGCGCGTCGCCCGAGCCGCGAGCGAGGTCAGCGCATGACCGGGCCGGTGTCAGCTCCACCCATCACGCAGCAGGCACACACGATTCGGATCGTGCGTCCGAGCGACGCGCTCGCGCGCCCGCTCCTGGAAGATCTCGAGCGCGAGTACGACGCCCGCTACGGCGTCGAGGTGTTTGGCGAGACGGCATCCGTCGAGTTGAACCGCTACCCGGCAGAGCTGTTCGGGCGCCGCGCGGCACCTTTCTGGTGCTGCTCGAGGGCACCGAACCCGTCTCGGGCGGCGCGTTCATGCCGCACGCTGATGACGCCACCGCAGAGGTGAAACGAGTATGGACCCGCGCGGATCGACGCGGCCTCGGCCTCGCACGAATCGTGCTCGACGCCCTCGAACGCGAAGCGGTGCGGCTCGGGTACGCGCGGATCTACCTCACCACAGGGCCGCGCCAGCCGGAGGCAGTCGCGCTCTACCTGAAATCCGGCTACACCCCCGCTACGACCAGACACTGAGCGCCGACGAGATCGGCGTGCACCCCTTGATAAGCAACTCACCCCGCTTCAGGGGCCGATCGCCAGCACGGCGGCAGAACAGGACCCACGCTCATGACGCTCACGACCGACTCCCCGGCACCGACCCGGGGACCGCCGGGCCGGGTACGGCCGGGCCGGGAACGCCCGGACAGCAAACGCCCACACCCAGCGATGGAGCGCCTGCCGCGATCGTGCCCCGCTCCGCACAGCCCAGCAAACTGAGTGTGGTTCCGCTCCGTCACTGGTGGCGCTGGAGTTTGAGCGCCGTTGCAGTCTTCATCCTCGCGCAGCTCGTGTGGACGTTCTTCACAAATCCGCAGTGGCGCTGGCCGGTGTTTGCCGAGTACTTCTTCAACGAGGCGATCCTCCGCGGCCTGTGGCTCACGCTCTGGCTCACTGCGGTGTCCTCCGTGATCGGCTTTGTGCTCGGCGGGCTCCTCGCCCTCGCACGGCTCTCCGGCTCGGCTCTCCTGAACTCCTTCGCGTGGAGCTTCATCTGGTTCTTCCGCTCGATCCCCCTGATCGTGCAGCTCGTGATCTGGTACAACCTGGGCTACCTGTTCCCCACACTCGGGATCGGCTGGCCGTTCACCTACGACTTCTGGCTCATCGAGTTCGATACAGTCCGTCTGCTTTCGGCTTCAGTTGCCGCGATCCTCGGGCTTTCGCTGCACCAGGCCGCGTACTCCTCTGAGATCATTCGCGGCGGGCTCCTGTCGGTCGATCACGGTCAGCTTGAGGCTGCCCGGGCACTCGGGATCCCCCGCGGCAGGCGGTTCTTCCGGATCATGCTGCCGCAGGCGGCCCGCGCGATCCTGCCCAACGCGTTCAACGAGGTCATCGGCCTCCTGAAGGGCACCTCGGTCGTGTTCATCCTCGCGCTGCCCGAACTGTTCTACACGGTGCAGGTGATCTACAACCGCAACCAACAGGTCGTCCCACTGCTGCTCGTCGCCGCGGTGTGGTACACGATCTTCACGACTGTGCTGAGCGTTGCGCAGTACTACATCGAACGCCGCTTCGCCAGGGGCGCAGCCAGAGAGCTGCCGCCCACCCCGATCCAGCGCGCCCGCGCGGGTCTCCGCCGCCTCGTCTCCCGCCCTGCCCGTCCGCTCCCACCCGCCTCGATCGCGGCCGCCGCCGAGCACGCACGTTAGGACCCCACTGTGTCTGCACTGACCACCCAAGCGGCGCCCACCGCACCTGCCAGCACGTCCAGCTCACCGGCCTCAGCGCCGGTGCCACCGAAGACCGGACTCGTCGAAATCTCAGGCGTCCACAAGTCCTACGGCGACAATGAGGTGCTCCACAACATCTCGCTCCGGATCGAACCCGGCCAGGTGGTCACTCTGCTCGGCCCCTCCGGCTCCGGGAAATCGACTCTGCTGCGCGCGATCAACCACCTCGAAACCATCGATGCCGGCTCGATCACCATTGACGGGGATTTCATCGGCTATGAACGCCGCGGTGAGCGACTGTTCGAGCTGCGGGAGAAGGAGGTACTCCAGCGGCGCACCCGCGTCGGCATGGTGTTCCAGAACTTCAACCTGTTCCCGCACCTCACCGCGATCGAGAACATCATCGAGGCCCCGCTCGGGCTGAAGCGTGTGAACCGGGCACAGGCACTGGAGCAGGCTCGCACGCTGCTGCAGCGGGTGGGCCTCGCCGATCGCGCGGATCACTACCCGCGGCAACTCTCCGGCGGGCAGCAGCAGCGTGTTGCCATTGCGAGGGCACTCGCCCTGGAGCCCGATGTGCTGCTGTTCGATGAACCAACGAGCGCGCTCGATCCCGAACTCGTCGGCGAGGTACTCAGCGTGATCCGGGGCCTCGCCCACGGCGGCACGACACTGATCATCGTCACACACGAGATCGGTTTCGCCTCCGAGATCGCCGACCATGTCGTGTTCCTCGACGCCGGCAACGTGATCGAGCAGGGCCCGCCCGAGATCGTCCTGCGCGCACCGGAGCAGGCGCGCACCCAGGAGTTCCTCGACTGGGTCATCTGATCCGGAGCCGGCTCCGGCAGCGCGATGTTCGATCCAGCAGCCGGGATCCCGATCGTGCACCCCACCACGTCTGCACCCCACCACGTCTTCACCCCACCAGCCTCACCCACACAGAAAGCATCACTCATGAACACATCAGTCGCACCACCAACCCGTGCAGGCATTCGCCGCACGCGCCGCGTCGCAGGGGTCGCGCTCGCCGGCCTCACGCTCACCGCACTGCTCGGCCTGACCGCGTGCAGCGCAGTGTCCAGCGCCGCGGACGATACCGCAAGCGGCAGCTCAGGATCCGACTCAAGCACCGCGGAGTCACCCTTCGACCTCACCACCGCAAACGTCGACGGCAGGCCGCGCATCGATCCGGTGCCTGAGGCCGTCGAGGCGCTCAAGGCGAGCGGTTTCAAGCCGATCCAGGCCGGCAAATTCACCGTCGCACACTCCGCGTACGAGCCGCCGCTCGGATTCCTCGCAGAGGATGACAACACCACGCTGCTCGGCGTTGAGCCGGATATTGCGCAGCTCGTGGCAGACGGTCTCGGCCTGGAGTACACCCCGGAGAATGTGGCGTGGGCCGATTGGCCGCTCGGCGTCGAATCAGGAAAGTATGACGCGGTTGTCTCGAACGTGACCGTGACGGAGGAGCGCAAAGAGCTGTTCGACTTCGCAATCCACCGCGACGACGTGCTCGCCTTTGCGGTGAAGGCCGACAATGAGATCGACTCGATCACCGAGGCCAAGGATGTCGCTGGTCTCCGCGTCGTGGTGGGCAGTGGCACCAACCAGGAGAAGATCCTGCTCGACTGGTTTGCTGAAAACGAAAAGGCTGGGCTTGAGCCGGGTGAGCCGGTCTACTACGAAGACAATGCCGCGGCGCAGCTGGCGCTCGCTTCCGGCCGAGTCGACGCGATCTTCGGCCCGAACCCGACCGCCGCGTTCGCCGCAGCGCTCACCGGAGAATCAAAGGTCGTCGGCACGCTCAACGGCGGCTTCCCGCTGAACGCGCAGATCGGTGTCACGACGAAGAAGGGGAACGGTCTCGCTGAGCCTGTCGCTATCGTGCTCAACAGCATCATCGAGAGCGGGGTCTACGCTGACGCGCTCGAGCGCTGGGATCTCAGCGATGAGGCCGTGACCGAATCGCTCGTCAACCCACCTGGGCTGCCGAAGCCATGAGGACTCTGACACGAACCACGCGCCTCGCGCTGACCGCGACCTCGCTGCTCGCAGCGCTCACCCTGGTGTCCTGCGCCGCAGTCATCACCGACGACGAGCGGGCTGCAAGCACGGACACCGGCTCCGACACCGCGTCCGATTCGGACACCGCAGCCGCTGCCGCCGTCCCCGAGTTCGATCTCACCACGGGCAGCCTTGATGGCCGCCCACACATCGATCCGATCCCCGCCGCCGTTGCGGCCCTCGAGGAGAGCGGCTTCCAGCCAATCCAGGCTGGCAAGCTTACGGTCGCGCTCGGCGGGGCAGGAACTCCTCCCACGTCGTTCTTCGCCGAAGACGATGCTCAGACCATTATCGGCAGCGACCCCGATCTGTCCTCGCTCATTGCCGAGGGGCTGGGGCTCGAGTACACCCCGGAAAATGTGGCGTGGGCGGACTGGCCGCTCGGTATCGAGTCGGGCAAGTATGACCTCGCGCTCACCAACATCGGGGTCACCGAGGAACGCAAGGAACTGTTCGACTTCGCCACGTATCGTGACGCCGTGATGGGCTTCCTCGTGGCCGACGGCAGCGAAATCACCGAGATCTCGAAGCCGGAGGATATCTCGGGGCTGAAGGTGATTGTCGGCAGCGGCACGAATCAGGAGAAGTTCCTGCTCGACTGGATCGCGCAGAATGA
This window harbors:
- a CDS encoding helix-turn-helix domain-containing protein, which gives rise to MARGKHGYRVAHDELAQLGPRLRAARQERGWTLEELAGRARLSVSTLSRLESGKRQASLELLLPLTRHLGIRVDDLLEPHDRDPRVRRRPITRDGLTIAPLTHEASDVRAFKITYHPEAPERAPQVHDGHEWLYVLSGRLRLTLGEQELVLERGEAAEFDTTTPHRMRAEGGRKAEVLSIFNAVGERLHLHSHVDPAPAPA
- a CDS encoding flavin reductase family protein, translated to MSAELIEVDAPSGAGSAPAVNPAPAVVDSAPAVAPSAFDQRVYRDAMGGFASGVTVITTSGPDGPVGFTCQSFYSVSVDPPLISFSIARTAKSLAAVREHRNIVVNFLSAEQQHLSGQFARSGTDKWQGVEWFPSEANGAPTLAGGTGWVAGEIEQEIEAGDHLIFLVRVAGVSTDPSRAPLLFYRGAYRELEYMI
- a CDS encoding NADPH-dependent FMN reductase, yielding MSHISVIVGNPKPASRTRQIAEELAARIAAETGAHLHPTVDLIDHSADLFRWPAPELDAIAERLRTSAIAVIATPTYKASYTGLLKSFLDRYPARGLAGVVAVPVFTTASEEHALAVEFTLRPLLVELGASVPTRGLAFPTPRFDRRAAVLDEWFETEGPLLARAARVAEVAA
- a CDS encoding LLM class flavin-dependent oxidoreductase, with amino-acid sequence MSPITKPTTTAIPFTVGVALDGAGWHPAAWRDPGAQPDALFSPEYWTGLLTAADHSGLDYVSIEDALTLQGEARHPAPGPIAGIVSGRLDALLTASWTAPRTSRIGIIPTVTTTHTEPFHVATALQTLDHVSGGRAGWQLKISGDAAAAAAFGRRPAPEINRDRVRAGLPEPALTELLDEAGDVTEVARSLWDSWEHDAIIRDEATGRFLDRDRVHHINFEGEHFSVTGPSIVPRSPQGQLPITLLAHSPAVYALAARGADVVFVTPGTQSAADIIGQVRAAEHAAAADRAAAGLAPLRIVADLVVALDHGSETGGARLTRLDRTAGIRFANEGSDARVVAGSAASIAAEIAALQEAGVDGVRLRPLTLPADLAAITRDLLPVLAERGIHTPDPNPTSLRARFGLDPAANRYAASPQEAPPTTPLPTPQPRRSQHEHEAASPPAGTTPGPPGRALPRRQ
- a CDS encoding NtaA/DmoA family FMN-dependent monooxygenase (This protein belongs to a clade of FMN-dependent monooxygenases, within a broader family of flavin-dependent oxidoreductases, the luciferase-like monooxygenase (LMM) family, some of whose members use coenzyme F420 rather than FMN.) produces the protein MSTKQPARQPAPRQVHLVAHFPGVNSTTVWTDPDSGSQIDFESFRRFAQTAERGRFDYVFLAEGLRLREHGGQIHDLDVAGRPATLAILAAMASVTRNIGVVGTLSSTFNEPVELARQLATLDHLSGGRVGWNVVTSSDAFHGGNFRRGGFLNHADRYTRAEEFVSLAKQLWDSWGRGAIVADRRRGVFADPDRVRGVVHRGPQFEVAATSTVPRSPQGYPVIVQAGDSPAGRDFAAANAEVIFSRHTSYDDGRAFYRDVKGRLGAVGRTEESLLILPGATFALGDTDAEARERSREISLQQTSPQTAVAWIEAVWGRELPGLDPDGSLPTVDPGTGEQRQGQVSTQVADRVARADQLRARARDEGLTLRELVAAETADHSFVGSPRPLQRKSTATYRGAPLTASCSCRTSPPAGSTSSWTGWCRCSRSAACSVRSIPRPRVARRTRRCAAPSACRSRRSRGASPEPRARSAHDRAGVSSTHHAAGTHDSDRASERRARAPAPGRSRARVRRPLRRRGVWRDGIRRVEPLPGRAVRAPRGTFLVLLEGTEPVSGGAFMPHADDATAEVKRVWTRADRRGLGLARIVLDALEREAVRLGYARIYLTTGPRQPEAVALYLKSGYTPATTRH
- a CDS encoding amino acid ABC transporter permease; protein product: MVPRSAQPSKLSVVPLRHWWRWSLSAVAVFILAQLVWTFFTNPQWRWPVFAEYFFNEAILRGLWLTLWLTAVSSVIGFVLGGLLALARLSGSALLNSFAWSFIWFFRSIPLIVQLVIWYNLGYLFPTLGIGWPFTYDFWLIEFDTVRLLSASVAAILGLSLHQAAYSSEIIRGGLLSVDHGQLEAARALGIPRGRRFFRIMLPQAARAILPNAFNEVIGLLKGTSVVFILALPELFYTVQVIYNRNQQVVPLLLVAAVWYTIFTTVLSVAQYYIERRFARGAARELPPTPIQRARAGLRRLVSRPARPLPPASIAAAAEHAR
- a CDS encoding amino acid ABC transporter ATP-binding protein, with translation MSALTTQAAPTAPASTSSSPASAPVPPKTGLVEISGVHKSYGDNEVLHNISLRIEPGQVVTLLGPSGSGKSTLLRAINHLETIDAGSITIDGDFIGYERRGERLFELREKEVLQRRTRVGMVFQNFNLFPHLTAIENIIEAPLGLKRVNRAQALEQARTLLQRVGLADRADHYPRQLSGGQQQRVAIARALALEPDVLLFDEPTSALDPELVGEVLSVIRGLAHGGTTLIIVTHEIGFASEIADHVVFLDAGNVIEQGPPEIVLRAPEQARTQEFLDWVI
- a CDS encoding ABC transporter substrate-binding protein, which gives rise to MNTSVAPPTRAGIRRTRRVAGVALAGLTLTALLGLTACSAVSSAADDTASGSSGSDSSTAESPFDLTTANVDGRPRIDPVPEAVEALKASGFKPIQAGKFTVAHSAYEPPLGFLAEDDNTTLLGVEPDIAQLVADGLGLEYTPENVAWADWPLGVESGKYDAVVSNVTVTEERKELFDFAIHRDDVLAFAVKADNEIDSITEAKDVAGLRVVVGSGTNQEKILLDWFAENEKAGLEPGEPVYYEDNAAAQLALASGRVDAIFGPNPTAAFAAALTGESKVVGTLNGGFPLNAQIGVTTKKGNGLAEPVAIVLNSIIESGVYADALERWDLSDEAVTESLVNPPGLPKP
- a CDS encoding ABC transporter substrate-binding protein, whose translation is MRTLTRTTRLALTATSLLAALTLVSCAAVITDDERAASTDTGSDTASDSDTAAAAAVPEFDLTTGSLDGRPHIDPIPAAVAALEESGFQPIQAGKLTVALGGAGTPPTSFFAEDDAQTIIGSDPDLSSLIAEGLGLEYTPENVAWADWPLGIESGKYDLALTNIGVTEERKELFDFATYRDAVMGFLVADGSEITEISKPEDISGLKVIVGSGTNQEKFLLDWIAQNEKAGIAPGEAVYYEDNAAGLLALGSGRADVSIQPYSLAKFQEQTLGETRVVGKFNSAFPVTGQVGAATARGSGLAEPVAVVVNELIETGVYDEVLTRWGQGDEAITESLVNPAGLPKP